DNA sequence from the Leopardus geoffroyi isolate Oge1 chromosome A3, O.geoffroyi_Oge1_pat1.0, whole genome shotgun sequence genome:
GTCAgcaacataatttatttttgtgtttttcctcatGAATCTGGGATCACTTACCTGTGAAATGAACAAACCAGCAAAACACCTATAACATTCAACCACCTCACTAAAAACAATTTAACATTGGAAAAGCTGTAAtcttctggttttaaaataatttatttcataggtCCGTTTTAATTTCATGTCTCAGAGCATACATTATTTAATCAAGAGGTGCTGGACAGAGATTGTAAAAAGGGAGGAAACATTTAGGATAAGAAACTGCCTCAATTCCATTAGGATTTGATCCTACCTTGTAAAGTCTTGCTAGGATAAATTTCTATCATACTTCTTTTGTGCTTACAAAAAACATTAACTTCTGAATTTCCAAtgttgtaaataaaaatttttacaattaAGTATGCATTCAATTGACACACAAGGCAACCAAATAATTGTCATCAACATTAGCATAATGTGTATTTCCTGTCACTGCACTAACATTAAACTAAACTTCAAACCACAAAAACATTGTGACTAACATTAAAAAGGCAAGCTGTAAGATACTCAAAGCTTATAAAGGACAAATTGCACATGGTTAAGATGGGACATCATTTGACAAGGGCTGGTGTTGTGCATACGGCTGCTTTTTTTTATAAGAAGGCCACCGGCAAACAGGGCAACAGTGTCGGCCCCCAGCCAACCACATCACAATGCAATTCTGATGGAACACATGACCACAAGGCAACCCCATTAGCAAACAtccattttcaaaattctctAGGCAAACAACACATTCAGTACAGTGCAGCATATCAGCAGGCCAAGTTAACCAATCAGGCTCCATATCTTCATTAGCATTATATAATCCATATGACCTCCCCTTCTTTTCGTATGGGCTGGTCTGACAATATTTATTGGCACATGAACAAGCCTCAGCATCACAGTGACTTGCTCTTCCTGGAGAATTGTGAACTATGCTTTGTTTATCTTCAAATACTTCCTTTTCACTGCTAAAAGTGTCTGTGCTCTCGCTGTCTGAGTCATTTTCAATATCTTGAGAACCCTCCGACATTTCCTCTTCAGACTGGACTCCAAGACATTTAAATCGCCACATTGgcaaatttttaatgtaatcagTTGGTATCAGAGGGTGAAGCCAAAGGTCAGGGAAAGCTAACCGCTCCAAGAATAAGTCAGGGTCTTCGTCCCAATCAGATTCTATAGGAAAGTTCTGAAAAGAAGCAATTGGGTGGAAGAGGTAGCTGGTGTACCAGTCCCACAGACTTGATAACCATTCTAAGTTATTGGCATTGACTTCATCATTGTTGCTGTTGCGCCGTCTCTTCTTCTCAAAGTAATCAATTAGTAAACCATGTCCAAGGTACGTACTGAGAAATAGGGCCGGGTGGGAAGAATAGAACATCCAGTCTGCCCTTACCCATGAAGCCAGTGTGGTTGTATTAGAATATCGCAACAATTTTAAGCTATATTCATAAAAGCTATCTAAGTAAGGGAGCTGTAAAAAGCCCAACACAGGTAGCCAGGAAATAATTAACAGAGAGTTGTATGTCCCTAAAGTGCTTATGAGAACCACAAATCGCTTTATGGTTGCTCCTTGTGTGATAAATAAGTCCATCCAAGCCATAAGATTAACTAGAACCAAGCTCAAAACAAACAGATCATTTACTTCAGGTTGTAATGAGCGCAAAAATGAATCCATGGCCTGAAGGGATATAAATTCACCTGTGTGATTTCCATATCTGTAAATTCCTTCAGGAGTTCTAAGAATGTATGATGGCATGTTATATACACCAATATCTGTCATAAAACTCTTGTTGTCCCAATTttccacattaacaaaaataaactccactCTTCCGGTAAACTTTATACTTAGTGCAGAGAAGAAAGCTGGGGGTTGGTCAAGGTTTGCAAATAGGTATATTTTTACCCAATATTGATCGCTTTTATTCCATTCTTCTTTCAAATGTTCAGCATTATAAATGGTTTTGATCCGAGAAGCTGCATGAGCAGTTATCCACTTAAAAATGTGCTCCACTTCAATCTTGCGTCCGCTATATTCTTTAAGCATGACTTTCCCTTTAGAAGTGCTCGTTTGTGGGACAGACATAATGAGTGTAGATCGCAACCAGCCTCTTCTCCTGCAGTATCTGTAAGAGAGCAAACCAGAAGTAACAACTAGGCTGGTAGATCAGCTAGCTTGCTCATCTTCACTGTTGTGCACCTTGTTTCCCCCTAACAAATTTCTTTAGCACCTGAAAGATACTCTTTCCCCCAAACCAAATAACCTCCAAATAATCAAAAGTAGTGCCAATACCTGGCAGTTGTACAAGAACAAAAGCAAgctctctttttgttgttattgtgcttgtttgtttttgcttcatatcTCTGTATTTCTAGTCTTTTGAAGAATAGCCTTTAGtcagggaaatcagaaaatacttcaGCATCTATTATGTACCTACTACTGTATTATGTGCTTATAGGATCCAaagataataggaaaataattcctgctcacagaaaattgaaaatactattaaggaaacaaaacagaagtataAAGCTATATATATTCAATTACTAAATAAtgtaaaagttcaaaaaaaaggaataaggagAGTTTGAGTTGGTGAAGATTTCATGAAAGGTTTGGGAACTGAACGAGGTCTTGAAGGTGGTTAGATTCACATGGGCAGAGAAAGACTAGGTTACCCTACATGCCAAGTCCCTGACTCGAATGCAAGATGCTTGAGGGGAGGAGCCATGCTGTGCCCATGTATTAACCCAAGCCCTCACCAATACCTGCCCCACACAGGCACTGCTACAAAGTAATCCATACGAAAACTCACCTAGGAAAGACCAAGTCCCATACTTTTTTGTATTCTCTCATCTCTTTAATGAAAATCATGAGGGTGAGCATTTAATACAGACGAAACAAAGTTACGTTTTCAGATTAAGAAGAGATTCGGTCCAAGGATGAGTACACACAGAAGaatttaactaaaattaaatcaCTTGTTTAGATTTATCCAGTGTGGTCATGACTCCAATCCTTTGGAAATGGACAAGTTCTTGCTATACTACTTGTGACAtcactctctccctaaaaaacTAGATGAGGAATGAAAGGAAatgctggaaaataaaaacagctgtTGTAGGACAGTGTAGAGATTATAAgtgaaacattttccttttttaaaaatagtactttCTAAAAACCTACCATGtggaattttatgatatgtaaatttaCCTCAATAaggttggaaaaaagaaaatctaccatGCAGATAATTTGTTCATTATAGATTTGTAATTGGATGGTTATAAATACTCAATTTCTTATTTTGCTATTCTAAATACTGATATAAAAATCATAAGTGTTATGCTTTACTTAGTAAGCAtggattacattttatttaaacaagcACACTACACATTTACATGATCAGACTGAAAGTCTCGACATGTCATAAAGTTTCATGATGACAATGCAATTAATTGTATCTCAGGAATTTTGTGATATAACCTAAGGTAAGTGAAGACAGCATGTTATGTCATAAAGACAAGGTTAAGTAATGACTCCGAGAAACTATCTGAGTGACTCAGAATCACAGACCCCAATTCAGCTTCTTGTTGAGTTGATATACTTCCTTAACAAGATAGATTCCATTAATGTCAAtattggttttttcttttctttttttttaaagtttattttgagagaaaagagaggagggcagagagagaggaagagagaatcccaagcagcctctgca
Encoded proteins:
- the LOC123581078 gene encoding E3 ubiquitin-protein ligase RNF103 isoform X1 codes for the protein MWLKLFFLLLYFLVLFVLARFFEAIVWYETGIFATQLVDPVALSFKKLKTILECRGLGYSGLPEKKDVRELVEKSGDLMEGELYSALKEEEASESVSSTNFSGEMHFYELVEDTKDGIWLVQVIANDRSPLVGKIHWEKMVKKVSRFGIRTGTFNCSSDPRYCRRRGWLRSTLIMSVPQTSTSKGKVMLKEYSGRKIEVEHIFKWITAHAASRIKTIYNAEHLKEEWNKSDQYWVKIYLFANLDQPPAFFSALSIKFTGRVEFIFVNVENWDNKSFMTDIGVYNMPSYILRTPEGIYRYGNHTGEFISLQAMDSFLRSLQPEVNDLFVLSLVLVNLMAWMDLFITQGATIKRFVVLISTLGTYNSLLIISWLPVLGFLQLPYLDSFYEYSLKLLRYSNTTTLASWVRADWMFYSSHPALFLSTYLGHGLLIDYFEKKRRRNSNNDEVNANNLEWLSSLWDWYTSYLFHPIASFQNFPIESDWDEDPDLFLERLAFPDLWLHPLIPTDYIKNLPMWRFKCLGVQSEEEMSEGSQDIENDSDSESTDTFSSEKEVFEDKQSIVHNSPGRASHCDAEACSCANKYCQTSPYEKKGRSYGLYNANEDMEPDWLTWPADMLHCTECVVCLENFENGCLLMGLPCGHVFHQNCIVMWLAGGRHCCPVCRWPSYKKKQPYAQHQPLSNDVPS